DNA sequence from the Homalodisca vitripennis isolate AUS2020 unplaced genomic scaffold, UT_GWSS_2.1 ScUCBcl_179;HRSCAF=1516, whole genome shotgun sequence genome:
AGTTAATTTCTTGACGGATTGCTTTAAGTTTTTCTTGTGCAATAGCAGAGTGATTAAAATGGGTTACAATCCGCCTCGCAGCAGCCACTGTCTCCATAACCTCTGGTTGAATCTTTAATGATTCATTGACAGCTATTTGAAGAGAATGAATAAAACAcctttcagaattaaattctgcAACTCGTACGCCTTTTACTATATTGGCTCCACTGTCGTGTACAACCAAATGAATCTTTTCTTTAGAAATATTCCATAAGTCAGAAACGGCACTTAGCTCCCTTGCTATATTGTCACCGGTATGTGAGCCAACAAACGGTTTCATTGCCAAAACACCATGTTCAAGAGTAAATTCTGAAGATAACCAATGTGCAGTGAAACTTAGGAAACTGGCATTATTGTGTTGACAGGTCCACATATCAGTAGTTACAGATATTGATGCTGATTGTGAGATATTGATTTCAATCTTTGAATGTATTCTGTCATGATATATGTCAggaataattttttcattaatgtaaTTGCGACTAGGAATTTTGTATTGTGGCACTGCCTTATTCATAAGTCTAGTGAAGCCAGTACGTTCAACAATCGATAAAGGTTCATTATCTAAAGCAATCATCTCTGCAATCAAATAATGGTAAGCTTTTGATTTAGGATCGTTAATGTCCCACAAAAGTTTCCTTTCAGTTGTTTCCAAAAGAGTTAACTGTTTTTGGATTGTCTACTAGCAATCACATTTACACTAGTAGGTTTACTTACAGATGTGGAGGGAACTGCAGAAACAGTAGAATACTCTTCATGATGTTTGTATCTAAGATGACTCGTCATCGGAGATGTGCCTGCTTTCTTGCCTTCACCACCACgtgaaattttattgttacacaaTAAACACACTGCGAACTTACTATCATGAtcatcaatattaaaatacttccATATAGGTGATCTTTTCTTAGCTTTCGCCATTAAAATACAACACACTTCAAccacaaaaaaacaaatacaaaagaaCTCACTGACAGACCGTTGGGTGCTACTGACTGACTGCGAATGAACAATGCGAGCCACCTATAATACTATCCCACGGTCAAAGAGACAGGTTCATAAGCTCGGTTTACACTATGTAGCTGGAGAGCTATATAGCTCTGCTATATGGCAGagctatattaaaaattagctaTATATAGCTCCATGAGCTATATATAGCTCTGCTAGATGTAACTCTGCTACAAGTAAATATTTGATGCCATTCCGTGtagacgagctcctcacgtgtgagatttaatggggtgatcaaccgaggcggagagaaagagtggggacagagccgagcagtaccgataaatcccgaaaattcctgacaaactctgtacatgcggctaatagcgacctcagttcggaacggttctgatttctattatcttacgaattaatgagtcgttttatatccgaattaatgagtcttcaataaatttgtgtaattgtaattgtatcataaatctttatattcgtagcattacagatcagtaggactaaattattttcatcatccgtattacataaaatttctgtaatataagtgtaatatttcttacataaatataaatgtttaaaattgtaaaccaaaaatatactcatatatgatcttaaactgaatttgtcagttacagtaatataatataattagcaaaattttgtatttattaataatgtcacgtgctatgttaggtatttaagtcaggtagttgtcattggttttgtcatatttctattattatgtttttggttgaatatttactcgcaagtttcttttttaatcttttttaatacccttagtttattacagctattacataactcttattacagattttgtagtgtaattattaatttatttactaccaattaaggactccacattataatatgttgcttttgccctattaatttgaatatattccaatagcacaaaaagaccACAATGACATtgtattcgttgtgcaccatctcacattttgtaaagtgtctttggagttataaagaaagttcaatattaatataattaattcgatataatttctatgttttgcagatatgttcgtgtaaagtgtctttggagttataaagaaagttctatattaatataattaattccaatttagaagtaagtaaaaagaatacgagtaaagaaactctaaaacaattgtggttagaaaaaaatgtcactatcacatttaggttatgtttatgtttatactgatggatccaaaactgacacgagcttctcacacgggctatctgtagttggcaggaggggcccctccatccccactctttctctccgcctcggttgatcaccccattaaatctcacacgtgaggagctcgtttCCGTGTGTAGCACAGCTACATCTAGCTTGGGAGAAACCGTAGTTCTCATTTCCCAGCCAGATGCCGAAGAAGAAGGTAGTTCTTGCAGCAGCCGCTGCTTTTGCCGCagctactgtaatattttcaagGCAAAGAAGAGAAAGAAGATATTGGATCAAGCCTTCACTTCAGGCTAGGAAACGATACAGTGGTAGTGACCTTTTGAAAGACCTTAACGAGGATGATAGAGACGACTTGAATTATGAAGTTCGTTGTGATGGAAGTGTAAAAAACTTTCTCCGCATGACAAGTGTTGACTTTGAACATTTGCTTATTACAATTGGACACAAAATGACAAAACAAGATACGTCTTTCAATTCCTGCCCGTGAAAAATTAGCAATAACTTTACGATTTCTTGCATCTGGGGACTCTTATCAGAGTTTAAGTTACCTGTTTAAAGTGTCAAAGTCAACCATCTCATTGTTCATTCCCATAGTTTGTTTTGCAATCATTCAGGCGTTAGAAGACTCTATTAAGGTATGcgtaataattaattcatttattcgATGAAAAACTTtagttagaatttttttaatgtgtacgTTTCACTGTTTTAATGaacaaaggaataaaaaatacacattttacaaagtaaacatttattgtaatcaaaAACGTCATTAGTTCATGTTTAATACAACGGAAGTAAAACAGTCTTCCACGTCGTCGTCGGTGTTGTCGAAAAAAACTGGAGACACGTTCCCCCTACACAGAACTTGCACCAGAGCGAGGTTTTGACACAGAGAATGTCCACATTCAGATCTTGGACCAGAGTACATGTTTTGTATCTCCAAATGGTACAACATTTTGTTGATTTCATGTTTAGCCTCTGCTTGTAACACCAATCCCCCTTATCTCGTTTGCTACGTGCTTACCATACACATCAAATTCGTCGTCGTCGTCTTGTGATTTCTCCAAGGTTGAAGATATTTTTTTCATTGCGTGGTAGGCCTCTTCTACCATTTGCGACGGTTTCTTCCTTTTGGGTCCTGGTTTGGCGGGTTGTTTCAAAATAGGTTGCTCCACCACTTCCGTTGATTTTGAATGGCCAGCCGGTGACTGATCGGGGTTGATGCTTGTTTCATCCTCTTCttgtaactgaaaataaaaaaaaaatatataacacactaTAAAGTAAAAGCTAGCTAGGCTCTTTAAACtgttaataaagtatattaataagagaatattatttatttatttttaaatgtaaataaacacacacacacacacacacacacacacacacacacacatatatatatatatatatatatatatatatatatatatatatatatagtacatatgtaataattttaaatttttgaaataatataaaaaactggtGACAACGTTTATTTTCAGACGCCAGAATCTGAAGAAGAGTAGCTGAAAATAAGTAACGTATATGAAACCAGATGGAATTTCCCACATTTCCTGGGTAGTATGGACGGGAAACATGTCATGCTGCAGGCTCCCATACATAGTGGCAGTGACTTCTAAAATTATAAGGGATTTTTCAGTATTGTTTTGTTTGCAGTAGTTGATGCAGACTATTGTTTCACGTACGTTGCAGTAGGGTTCCAAGGTAGACTGTCTGATGGAGGAGTGTTTGGGCATACAACATTTAAGGAATGTATGGAAAAAGTCTAGACTTAACGCACCAAAACCACGTAACCTTCCTGGTGGCACTTACCCAGTTCCTTTCGTTTTGCTTGCAGACGACGCATTCCCCTTGAAACCGTGGGTAATGAAACCGTTTGCAGGTACACATGAAAAAGGATCAAATAAACGATTATACAACTATCGTTTATCAAGGGGTAGGAGGGTGGTTGAGAATGCCTTTGGCATCCTTTCATGTGTGTTTCGGGTTTTAAGGAAACCAATTTTACTTGAACCCGAAAAGGCGGGAAAGATTGTACTAGCTACAACGCATCTTCACAACTATCTGAGAAAATCGTCAAATGCCACATACACACCAGCTAACACTTATGACGTTGAAAATATTGTAACGCATGAGCTTATACCAGGACAATGGAGATTAGAAGGCATGCCTACAGGAACTTTACTACGCCGTCCCAAAAAGACCGTAATTGTTGGCTGCTGAAATTAGGGAAGAATTCGCACGCTACTTTACTAGTAGCGAAGGATCTGTTCCATGGTAAAATGAATATGCGTAAAAGGGAAAACGAAAAATGCGGATTAAAAAgtcaaagtaatttaattatatgaacaaGAATATGCCATTgtcatgattttttttagttgtaattaaaGATTTATGTTGATACTATAGTTTTTGTTgcttaatttatttccaaacagtgATTAGGTAAATTAAAGAATATGAATAGTAAATGTATTCATTGGGAAACAATACATAAAGTATTGGTATAAACACGAAGAGATCATTTTAGTTAATCCACATTAAACATCTAATAAATATGCAGGGtttgaacaagaaaaaaaattaatatacaggtGATGTAATATACGTtctacttttcaaaattttgacaaaTGTAATGACTGTTTATAACTTttctaagaaattaattcttGGGTATTTAGCTTAGTAAATAGTGTAGTATTTGTAGGAGTTAAGGAGTAACTATAGCCTATATACTGAAATCCACTTACCAAGCTATCCTCATTGTCATCTGTTGCCCGCCCGGTCTGGCAGTAGCTTCTTGGCGTACATTTGTCCTTCAAAAATGCGAGCATGTTGAAATACGGCCATTTAGGGTCCTCTTCTGCTCCCGCGCCACTTTTACCCTTCTTATTGTTGCGTTGGTATTGGCCTATTAGGCATCTCATCTTATTTTCTACTTTAGATCTCTCCAGTTTCATAGCTAACGCAATTTCGTTCCACGCGTCGTGTTTCGTGTTGCGATTTTTATAGTCGGCACTTTTAGCGTCCTATAACACCGGATAGTCCCTAAATAGTTCTATCAACTTTATAATGTTGTCTTTACTCCAGTCGAATTCACTCAAAAGATTCTCCATTACTGCACAATCGTACACGCACAAAAGAACATGCGAACACAGCCTGCACAAGAAGCACTCTGACTACAAAATGAGTAGATCACAGTAAAAACATGTGACATCAAAGATGCCGCGGCAGCCTCTAGGGAGGGGGCAGCTACATCTAGCTCTGCTAAAACAAAAATGCACGTGTAGCAGAGCTAGATATAGCTCAGAATCCCTTTGATGTTTACCGAAACTTTTGGATAGCACGTTTTCTGCTATATAGCAAAGAAAATAGGCTTAAATTTGCTATATACCCGGGCTATATAGCAGATCCCCAGTGTCACTTTTTGTACTTGTAGCAGAGCTATATAGCTGTGCTGTATAGCTCTGCTACATAGTGTAAACAGAGCTATACTTGTCTTTCCGTGAATCATCGCTAAAAGTTAAAACTATACACACTCACTACTTGAGCCGGATATCCGGTAGCCCTACTCACGACCCTAGGGGCCCGGGTTCGATACCCGTCGACTCCGTACTCTTTTTGCGCCTTAATACCACGCTACTAGACTGCATCACCATACAGGTAGTTCAAGTCTTCGCCACCAGGCTGCAGCACGTAGTTCCAGTCTTCACCACCAGGGTGCGCGCATGGTGTGAGGCGCGGGGTGGGGGATGTcagggggcggggcttagccgccatcttggttcACATAACCTCCTCTCTACCAATCAGAACGCTGTCTTAAGCGGGCTACACACGTATCCTTGGGGAGAACCTTTTGCACCTCTTTACTGCGCATCACGTCTCGCGCAGGGAGCCGAGTCGCTCCGACTTACTACGGAAACGCCCGATCTATCACGTGCTTTCGTCGCTTTTTATAAAACGCGATTACTGTGACtatttaatatgtaaactaaaacatgtaaataaaataccaaactaTTAACATAGCAatacacttgtttttaaaataacaattatggaTAGTAGTAATACTTACATTAAAGACTACTGTAGAAACTTCAACAATttcttatttaagtaaaattgtctaaatttgtacaaatatttacaggTGGTTTTCGTTGCAATTTGATTTATTCCATTTCTTGTGAGTTGCCTAGAAATAGAAATAGCCGTTAGGTTTTacacttattattttcattaatcattttcataaaattgttggTTAGAACTGAAAGATATTAAGTATAGACTTACTTCTAAAGAAATAGACTCGACGACCTCCTTTCAATTTACAGGAGTACAGAAgacaatgtaaattaattatcagatttttaagtttagtaaCGTAGCATGACAAACCCACATTGTAATTTTTGGcaagaaatttcttttagattaaaacaaacgaaaaaaacaattaaacttcaCAAATTTACCTCTTcccaaatgtatataataactttaaattgacTACGAACCTGTCTCCTCCAACTTTGTTGTCAGCTTCGGCAAAAGGGCGTCTAGAGCAATTTGTTGACACTCTTCACTTGTAGGTTTTTTTGAAAtccttgatttcttttttttcttaagtGAGAGAAATCGCCTTTGTGGATCGATATTTTTGCTTTTGCCTGACTTCACATCGGGAAACGAAGGTCCCGTCACTAAGCAGTTGCTGTCCTTGCCTATAggtttaagttttaattgaagTGATTTAATAGCATGCTCCCATGTCTTGACTTCTTCTATGGATTCCATTTGGTttactattaatttgaaactgtCTAACAACTGCATCTTTTTACCCTCGAGTGCAGAACTGTTGTCTGTGTTTGTATTTCCAATGTCTTCTAAAATTGCGGCTTTTTTCTGCGCCAGAGGTATTACTCATATCAATGTCAATTTGTAGATTGCACACTTCATCTCCTGACTTTTCAGTGTTTTGAGTAGCGGTTGATTCCACAGACTTCAATTTCCGGCAAAGTAAGTGAATATGCTTGCACATGTTCCACTTTATGCAGGCGTCAATGCAAGTGCAGCTGTATCTGTGGATGCACGCAGAACAATGTTTGCATTCAATGCGACAGTTGCAGTCCGGGTTTACAAGTCTCACGGTGTAGACTTGTCCTAATGATGATGCAACTTCCCAACAGGAATTACCGTAGTTTTACAATCAGATTTGCGTCCATTTCTAGCGATGTTTTGTGGCGAGATCGTACATCTTTTAACTTTGAAGTTAATTTGCCTTTTTCTAATATTGTTAATCGATCGAAGAGTTTTTGCTTCGTCATCTGCATGATGGCATGAATAGCCCTATCTAGTCGTTTTACATTCTTTCCTTTcagaaacaaatgttttatcgTTTTGTGCATACTTTCAAGATGCATGTTCGTATTCACCCCTGCATTGATCCTGTAACAATACGCCCATCGCATGTAGCAGTGTGAATAGTAAGACTTGCCTATGTGATACTCGCCATACTCTTTAGTGGTCTCATCTTCACACAACGCGTCTGTTATCGAAGGTAGCATCTTCATGAAAGCAATTTGATCAGTTTCTTGAAGCAAAGTTCTTAGTTTTTTGTAAACCTCTaaccttttttctttttcttttattttagtcAGGTTTGTTTGCCAGGCCCTGTCCACGTGCCATGTACAGTAAATGCGTTTTTCTACAGGGCCCATGACTGGTAGCCATCCATTGTAGAATAAGGCTACGGCCACACTCACCGTTTTTGTCGCTGCGTCAGAATCGCATGCGACGATGACGTTGCGTCAGAATCGCAGACATGGGCCACACTCGCCGTCAAAAACGCAGATCTCAGTGGCAAAGATGTCTTCTCTAAGTGAAGCAGACTTATTATTAGTGTTAGCTGTTAgatcttatttgaaaaagaaaagaaagagaagATTTGGTATTCATCCAATGAACACAGTGCGTTTGAGCCAAGGccagttttatacattaatgagTTTTTTGCGTAATGATAATGAAAAGTTCTTCTCTTATTTTCGAATGAGTGCCACATCGTTTGATGAACTATTAGCTCTAGTGAGAGATGATCTGTCAAAACAAGACACCAGACTACGTCTGAGTATACCAGCAGAGGAACGCTTAGCTGTAACTTTGAGGTACGTAACAAAATGTGACAATTACTctgatattataataacatttgacaaaatatattaaatgcttcAACGTTATCAATTATTCCACGTTCCTACTTTATATTGAAATGGAAAAGGAAAATTTAAGGAGGCGAAGTTCAGTcgtctctaccacttaacctcagaacaaatttcatgttattataattttaaatccattactttaatagttatttgtaatagattataattgtatttgttgttgtaGGTAAATGAGatagcaaaatatcaaatcaaacaagtaatatttgtaatgcaaGAGGTTATGtaatcttacatttaaataatgcagtaaaaataattaacacttttgCAATGAAGGTGTCCAGTCCAATTACAATTCTTCAAAAACACTAAACACATCCGAATTATTGTTACTAAGCGATTCAGAGGGTGTAGGGGACTGAATGTTAGCCTGGCGCTCTCTTGGAGAAGCATCCGTCCAATTAGGGTAGTTATATTGGGGATGATTAGGGACGTTTGGTAGCTGCTGCCACTGGTGACTTGAGTGGGCAAAAAATGCAGGGGGAGGGTTATAGCGTTCTACTGCCAAGGCTTGCTGCATAACTTCCGTAAATTTCATCCGAACCCACAATTTTTTGTCAACAGGAAGGTTTTTTAACATAGGCAAAAAGGATAGTAGAAAGTGCTTATcagcttcttcttcttcatccGTTGGCTTGCTTGCATTTGTCAAATGTTTAAGTACGGCCATTTCAAAGGGAGTCTGtcgatattttttgttgatacgGTTAGGCGCTGCTTGGTTGGGCGCTACTTGGTTAGGTGTTGCTGGTTCTGAAGCAACTACCTCAGTCAAATCTTCGTTGTTTTCTTCAGTAGCCGCATTTTCGTTTCCAATGTCGGGTTGCTCATCAGGAACATTGGTGGTTGTCCTGCAAGAAAATAGCTCTTCACCATTGAGTTCAGGATAAAAGTTAAACTCTCAAATTTTTTACCTACAACAAGTTAAAcctgttaaaaaaaacaagttgaaaaaggttaggttaggttaggttaacagatttgctaatattttcttattaattcttACCTCCTGTCAGTGTTGTTCGCAGTGAGGAACAGCAGTTGATCGAAGTACAcatactttttcttcttcttttggcTACTGCCACTaggtaatttcaagtttttcatctCCCTCGCAAAACAATCTCGTAGTGATTTCAATTTTTTAGCAATTCCTATACTGTAATAAAGACAGtttatgcaattatatacttGATCAAGGATACATGTtagtaatgtaaattacattaaccAACCAGAAAAGTCCAAAAAGTTAGATTTGTTTCGTTTCAGGTGGGGGGGGGTTGGGTTTTATGTTCAAGTCCCCAATAATAAACTTGAACAACTAACACAGTGTCTTATTACtgtgagataaaatatatatctacagattttgttatttgtttcaggTTTATTGCTACAGGAAACACGTTCAGATCTCTCGCGTTTGAATACCGAATTGGTAGATCGACTATAAGTAAACTCATCAGAGAAACTTGCACGGTTTTATGGGCTActatgaaagaaaagtttatgaaactGCCAAATACCGAAGAATGGGAAGAAATTGCCAATGGCTTCAATACTCGTGCAAATTTTCCAAACTGCATGGGAGCCTTGGACGGAAAACATATCCGAATAGTGAATCCTCAAGGAAGTGGCTCGGAGTATTTcaactacaaacaattttttttctgttgtGTTGCTTGCTTTGGTTGATTCAAactattgttttactgcaattgaTATTGGTAGTTACGGAAAAAATagtgattctaatatttttagaCAGTCTGCCTTGCACAATCTGCTAGTTAAGGGAAAACTTAGTATACCAAATGATCAAAGATTGCCTGATTCTGAAGATGACACCCCAATGCCTTTCGTCATTGTAGCAGATGAAGCTTTCTCAATGACTCAACATGTTCTTAGGCCATATGCTAAAAGAAATCtaaccacacaaaaaatattgtttaactatcGGCTTTCACGAGCTCGTCGATTTGTTGAATGCACTTTCGGTTTACTTGCTAACAAATGGCGAGTTTTTCATGGTGCTATTTGTTTGGACTCAGAATTTGTTGTAGAGGTTGTTCAAGCCGCATGTGTTTTACACAACTTTGTACGTGTAAGAGACGGTTTTCAGTTTGAAGACACCCTGTCTTGTCCTTTAGAAGACATACCCGTGTTGGGCACTGGCGGCGCCCCTTTGACTGCAAAAGCAATCCGCGATAGATTCGCCAATTATTTCACATCCCCCGCTGGAAGCGTTCCTTGGCAATTTGACATGATTTAAATAACTTACTCTTAAGTATGCCATTAATAATATAGGAAAGTTTTGTAAATGAGCttgataaaagtgtacattactgctttataaactgaaactcCCTTAGATATGAacacatcatatttatattattttttatttataatattcaatgctGTTCAGTTTCATGTAATGTGTGCATAACATTGATAGTTTTAGT
Encoded proteins:
- the LOC124370436 gene encoding uncharacterized protein LOC124370436 codes for the protein MKNLKLPSGSSQKKKKKYVYFDQLLFLTANNTDRRTTTNVPDEQPDIGNENAATEENNEDLTEVVASEPATPNQVAPNQAAPNRINKKYRQTPFEMAVLKHLTNASKPTDEEEEADKHFLLSFLPMLKNLPVDKKLWVRMKFTEVMQQALAVERYNPPPAFFAHSSHQWQQLPNVPNHPQYNYPNWTDASPRERQANIQSPTPSESLSNNNSDVFSVFEEL